The Janthinobacterium tructae genome contains the following window.
TGCTGTCCGGCCTGGAGAATGATGCCATGCGCACACTGGCGCAGCGCGAACTCGATGCGCCGGGCAGCATCACGGCAGAAATCGTCAACCGCCAGATGGCGCAGGAAAAGCAGGCCTAAGTAACCCCCAATAAATTATTGTGATTTCTGACTTCCATAACCGGCGCTCTGCAAGGTGGCCGACGAGGCTTGCCCGCTGCTAGCAGTGCTCGCACTGCGTCGCAGCGGGCGCCTTGCAGAGCATCCGGTTCTGTTCGTCATAAATTCACAATAATTTCCTGAGGATTACTTAGCAGGCGGCTGCGGCGAACAAGACAGCGCTATTCACCGTCCGCCTTGTCCAACAGCAAGGCGGACGCCTCGCCCGGCAAGGCTTCCACGGATTTCAATTTGCGCGCCATCTGCCGGCTGCGCACTTCCGCGCTTTCGATATTCTTCGCCGCCTTTTCCAGGGTCAGCCGGGTTTGCGACAGCACGTCGCCGAACTTGCCGAATTCCGTCTTGACGGCGCCCAGCACCTGCCACACTTCCGACGAGCGTTTTTCCAGCGCCAGCGTGCGGAAACCCATCTGCAAGCTGTTGAGCAAGGCCGTCAGGGTGGACGGTCCGGCAATGCTGACCCGGTGCAGGCGCTGCAATTCGTCGGCCAGTCCCGGCCGGCGCAGCACTTCCGCATACAAGCCTTCCGTGGGCAGGAACAGGATGGCAAAGTCGGTGGTCAGCGGCGGCGCCAGGTATTTCTCGGCGATGGTTTTCGCCTCGCCCCGCACGGCCCGTTCCAGCTCGCGGCCGGCGACGGCCACGCCGTCCGCATCGGCCCGCTCGGCCGCGTCGACCAGGCGCTCGTACTGTTCCTTGGGGAATTTCGCATCGATGGGCATCCACACGGGCGGACCGCCGTCGACCATGCCCGGCAACTTCAGGGCGAATTCCACGCGCGCGCCGCTGCCCGGCAGCGTTTCCACGTTCTTCGCGTACTGGTCGACAGTGAGTACCTGCTCCAGCAGCATTTCCAGCTGCACTTCACCCCAGGTACCGCGCGTCTTCACATTAGTAAGCACCCGCTTCAGATCGCCCACGCCCAGCGCCAGCTGCTGCATTTCACCGAGGCCCTGGTGGACTTTTTCCAGCCGCTCCGACACTTGCTGGAACGAGGCACTCAAACGCGTTTCCAGCGTGGCATGCAGTTTTTCATCGACCGTCTTGCGCATCTCTTCCAGGCGCGCGCCATTGTCGGCCTGCAAGTCGCGGATCTTGTTTTCCAAGGTGGCGCGCACTTCCAGCATGCGCTGCGCATTCGATTCCGTCAGCTGGGCCAACGTCTGATTCGTGCTCTCGGCAAAACGCGCCAGGCTTTGCGCCTGCTCCTCGCGCCCGACTTTCCCCTGCGCCTGCATCTGCGTGCGCAGGCTGTCGAGCTGCTGCAGGGTCGCCGCCTGGAATTGCGCCAGGCCGGCCGCCAGGTCTTGCCGCGTCGCTTGCGCCGACGCCTGCAGCTGCAGCCGCACTTCGCGCTCGACCCGGTCGATGCGTTCCAGGCTTTGCTGCTGGTGCTGCTGCACCAGCGCCAGGGTGGTGGCGCCATCGCCGGCCGCGCCACGCGGGCGCAGCAACAGCAAGAGCAAGAGCAACAGGACGATGGCGACGGCGGCGGCGCCCAGCAGGCTGTAAAACTCGATTGGACTCATGGGTGTCAGTCAGGTTTGTTGCGCATCCAGTCGGCCGTCTGATAGAACGATTCCATCAGCCGCACGCGCAGGGACTCTTCGATGCCCGTGTCTTCCATGGCCCAGGCCATGGCGCGCAGCCACTGGTC
Protein-coding sequences here:
- the rmuC gene encoding DNA recombination protein RmuC, translated to MSPIEFYSLLGAAAVAIVLLLLLLLLLRPRGAAGDGATTLALVQQHQQQSLERIDRVEREVRLQLQASAQATRQDLAAGLAQFQAATLQQLDSLRTQMQAQGKVGREEQAQSLARFAESTNQTLAQLTESNAQRMLEVRATLENKIRDLQADNGARLEEMRKTVDEKLHATLETRLSASFQQVSERLEKVHQGLGEMQQLALGVGDLKRVLTNVKTRGTWGEVQLEMLLEQVLTVDQYAKNVETLPGSGARVEFALKLPGMVDGGPPVWMPIDAKFPKEQYERLVDAAERADADGVAVAGRELERAVRGEAKTIAEKYLAPPLTTDFAILFLPTEGLYAEVLRRPGLADELQRLHRVSIAGPSTLTALLNSLQMGFRTLALEKRSSEVWQVLGAVKTEFGKFGDVLSQTRLTLEKAAKNIESAEVRSRQMARKLKSVEALPGEASALLLDKADGE